The following coding sequences are from one Megachile rotundata isolate GNS110a chromosome 13, iyMegRotu1, whole genome shotgun sequence window:
- the LOC100880101 gene encoding farnesol dehydrogenase-like, with translation MDRWTGKVAVVTGASAGIGAAIAKQLVQNGMVVAGLARRVDKIKELAQSLEECTGKLYAVECDVSKEESVSAAFTWVQENLGSVNVLVNNAGMTKESSLIDGNLEDWRAVFDVNVFGLCLCTKEAVRMMREAGGEGVIINVNSLAGERVPFIPGFSVYPASKRAITALAQTLRHELTGTQIRVTGISPGLVATELMMSYSTYSEEALASFPTLDPEDVAAAVIYILTSAPHVVVQDIILRPLGESW, from the exons ATGGACCGATGGACAGGAAAGGTAGCCGTTGTTACAGGTGCCAGTGCAGGTATTGGAGCTGCAATTGCGAAACAATTGGTTCAAAACG GTATGGTAGTGGCGGGTCTCGCGCGAAGAGTGGACAAAATCAAAGAACTGGCTCAGAGTTTAGAAGAATGCACGGGCAAACTATATGCCGTCGAATGCGATGTTTCCAAAGAGGAAAGTGTGAGCGCAGCGTTTACGTGGGTCCAGGAAAATCTTGGATCTGTGAACGTGTTGGTCAACAATGCTGGAATGACCAAAGAATCTTCTCTCATAG atGGCAATCTGGAAGACTGGCGTGCAGTTTTCGATGTGAACGTTTTTGGCCTATGCCTCTGCACCAAGGAAGCAGTTCGCATGATGCGAGAAGCAGGAGGAGAAGGTGTGATCATCAATGTGAACAGTCTTGCAGGTGAACGGGTGCCTTTCATACCTGGATTTTCTGTCTATCCAGCCTCAAAGAGAGCTATCACTGCTCTGGCACAGACATTGCGACATGAACTCACTGGAACCCAAATAAGAGTCACG GGTATTAGTCCAGGATTAGTTGCCACAGAGCTGATGATGTCTTATAGTACATATTCTGAAGAGGCACTTGCATCTTTCCCTACACTGGATCCAGAAGATGTTGCTGCAGCTGTAATCTACATTCTAACAAGTGCTCCTCATGTTGTT GTTCAAGATATTATTCTGCGACCATTGGGTGAATCTTGGTAG